ATGTCAGCTGGCCCTGCAGGCCCGAATCCTCATTTTGCCAGATTTGCACATCCCCCACCTTATCCTTGGTAAGCAACTTCTTACCCGCTTCATTCAGAGCCAGAATATCCTCACGAGTCAAATCATCGGTACCCAAAACTTGATTACTGAGCCCTTTGGCCACGGTAATAGGTGCCGTAAGCAGTCCGGTAAAAAAACCTGAAACGACAGCCTGAGAAGCATTTTTCCCGACATCTTCAGCACCGGACACAATCGAATCGGCACGGTCCAGCATACCGGGGATAGCTTGCCTGGTTTTTTCAATCTCGAGCATTATTGGCGGGATCGCTTCTCGCACCGCTTTGACTTCCGCCAGAATATCCGGAATCTGCCCACGAATGGCTTCGGATTCTGCAATAACCGAAGCCGTACTGCCCCGTATTTGCGCAGACTCGTCAAGAATGTCCGGCATTAGCCGGCGCACCTCTGCGACCTCTTCCGTCACCTTATGCAGGGTGCTTTCAAGATTCATTAGCTGTGAGCCAAAGTAAAATATGGAACTCGCCAACAAAGCGATACTAGCTGCCAATACTAATGTGGCGATAACCCCCATGGGGCGCTTGGATGATGCCATTAGTCCCTTCCTTATAATCTCAAAACAAGCAAAGCTGGAGCATTGTCAGGCTCCTATGCGCTAACGCATTAACCCTCGAAACACTGTAGACTCCCTTATATCACACAACCATAGGCACGACGCGACTCCTGTTAAAGTGTCGTAGTAATCACCAGAGAGACTATGCGGGAAGAAACCCCTGAAGCAAAACGTCCGCTAAGGAGTGGTTATACCACCGGTGCATGCGCCACGGTAACCGCGCTGGCCGCCGCGAGTGCACAACTGGGGGTTATTGTTGGCCATGAGCTTGAGATCAGGCTACCCAGAGGAGAGCAGGTTCGTCTGCCATTGACTCGTCAAAAAATACTCAGCGACGGACGTATGGAGGCCGCCACCATAAAAGATGCCGGGGATGATCCTGACGTAACCCATGGCGCAACCATCTACACCCGTGTACGCCTGACTGAACAGCCGGATATCAAACTACTGGCGGGTGAAGGTGTCGGCATGGTTACCCGACCGGGACTGCCGATTGCTGCCGGAGAACCCGCCATTAATCCAGTCCCCCGGCGCATGATCCACGAACACCTGCGCCAGCTGTCGGAGCAACAGGGCTACCAGGGAGGCTTCGAAGTCGAGATCAATGTGGAAAACGGAGCCCATCTGGCGACCAAAACCATGAACCCCCGGCTCGGCATTGTCGGGGGTCTCTCTATTCTTGGCACAACCGGTATCGTAAGGCCCTTTTCCTGTTCTGCTTATATCGCCAGCATTCATCAGGGTATGGATGTTGCCGCCAGCAATGGTTATGACCACATTGCCATCTGCACAGGCAGCAATAGCGAGCGCGGCATTCAACATCAGCTGGATCTGGACGAGATCGCTCTGGTTGAAATCGGTGACTTCGTTGGGGCTGCCCTGAAACATCTGCATCGTACGCCACTCAAGCGACTCAGTATCGCCGGAGGGTTCGGTAAACTCAGCAAGCTGGCCGAGGGGCATCTCGACCTGCACAGTCGGCGCAGCAGCATCGACCTGCACCGTATTGCCGAACATGCAGGCACTATTGGCGGGTCAAAACAACTGCAAAACGACATTTGCAACGCCAATAGCAGCCTGCATGCCTTGCAGCTTTGCCAACAGCACAACCTGCCGATCGCCGAGCGAATTTGTGACGTCGCTTGCCAGCAAGCGCTTCGTATCAGCCGCAGTACGGTAGCCATCGATGTCTGGGCTTTTGACCGCAACGGCGAACTACTGGGCAGCGCAACGAAATGAAAATTTTATTGCTCGGTGGTATTAACGAAGCCAAAAAGCTAGCCGGTCAATTACACCGACTGGGTCATCAGGTCACCTATTCCGTTGCCGGTCTGGTGCGACAGCCGTTTCTCGAGTGCCCGGTGATCAGTGGTGGCTTCTCCCAGTATTGCAAGAACGAACAACCTTCCAGTGACTCTTCTGGCATCGAGGGTTTAATAAGCTGGTTAGGCCAACAGGCTATCGAGCTGGTCATCGATGCCACCCACCCCTACGCCGAGCAGATCAGCAAGCATGCGGTTATCGCCTCAGACAGGCTTGGTCTGCCCTGCTGGCGCTACCAACGCCCCGCCTGGCAAAGCAGTTATGAAATGCCTTTTGACGAAGTCGCCAACTGGCATTCGCTCAGCTTCACGCTGCCTCACTACCGTCGACCACTGTTTGCCGTAGGCCAGATTCCACCAAAGCGATTGGATATAGCCGAACACCAACAATGGCTGGTACGCAGCGCCGTTCCGATTTCGCACCGACACCCCCGGTTAACGACGATTACTGCGATTGGCCCTTTCTCGATCGCCCATGAAGAACAGATGCTTCGATTACATCGAGCCGACCTGCTGATCGCCAAAAACAGCGGAGGCTCGACCATGAATAACAAACTGGCCGCCGCCAACCGGCTCAATATTCCGGTCACGCTGTTACAAAGGCCCCGTTTGAAGAGTGCCGATCGTGAATTTTCTGATCTCGAATCATTGATCAGCGCCTTGCCCAACCGAGTTTGCTAGAACAGTCACTAGAATCTGATTCAAGCTGCTATGAAAAATGATCCATCATGTAGCAACAGCCCACTGTTTGCGGCATCAAGAAGTGCTAAAATAGCCGCCTAACCGTTCATTAAACAGTCATCCACTGTCGACCCTCAGGCCAAAACATGCAGCCTTCCGGCTGGTCGTCAGCAACCAAGTGAATCCTATGACCCAATCGACCAAACCCGCCCTGCTTGTTGTAGGCCATGGCTCGCGTGATGTAGAAGCGATCGAAGAGTTCCAGCAGCTCACCCGGCACCTTCAGAAGAGCTACCCCGAAAGGCTCTGTGCGACCGGTTTTCTGGAATTTGCCCGGCCACTGATCAGTGACGGGATTGAACAACTGCGCCAACAGGGGGCACAGAAAATCACAGCCATTCCGGGTATGTTAATGGCCGCCGGCCATGCCAAAAACGATATTCCCAGCGAGCTGAATACCCTGCAAGCCGAGCACGATAATCTGGAAATTACCTATGGCCGCGACCTCGGTGTGCACCCCAAAATGATTCAGGCGGCCCAGTCCCGCATTGAAGAAGTCGAACATCAGTTCGGTGACAACTACGATCGCAAAGACACCCTGCTGGTAGTGATCGGACGAGGGGCCTCGGATGCGGATGCCAACTCCAATATTTCCAAAATTACCCGGGTACTCGAAGAAGGCATGGGTTTTGGTTGGGCGGTTACCGGCTACAGCGGTGTCACCTCCCCCCTGATTGGTGATGCTCTGGCTCGCAGTCATCGACTGGGCTTCAAGCAAGTTATTGTGTTCCCCTATTTTCTCTTTACCGGCCGCCTGGTAAAAATGATCTACCGAGTCACCGATGAATACCAGCAACAACACCCGGACATCAAAGTTGTTAAGGCACCCTACTTGAACGACCACCCACTGGTGCTGGAAACCTTTATCGAGCGTATGCAGGAAACAGAACAGGGTACCGGCAATATGAATTGCCAGATGTGCCAATATCGGGTACAGATTATCGGTTCCGAGCACAAAGTCGGTCAGCCCCAGGAAGGACACCACCACCATGTCCGTGGTGCTGGCACCGACCATGACCACCACCATGATCATAGCCACCACCATCATAGTCACGACCACTGATCCGGACAGTGGCGAGATATTAATACTGAAATACCTATAGCCAATGGCGACAGCAATCCCATGTACGACTATTTAAAAGATCCCATCGCTATCGAACGTGAATCCTTTCGTCAAATTCGCGAGCTGAGTGATCTGTCCGGATTTTCCGAGGATGAGTCACAAGTAGCCATGCGGTTGGTCCACACCTGCGGCGACCCTGCTGTACTGGATAGCTTTCGAATTTCCAGTCAAGCCACTGAAAAAGGTCTACAGGCGCTGGCTGGTAACGCGCCTATATTGTGCGATGTTGAAATGGTGCGCCACGGCTTAACTCGACGTTATATTAACAATCCTACCCATTGTTTTCTCAATCTGGATGGTATCGGAGAACGCGCCAAAGCCCTTGGCGAAACCCGAACCATGGCGGCTCTGGAGCATTGGGTCCGCTTGATGGACGGTGCGATTGTGGTGATTGGCAATGCCCCTACGGCCCTGTTTCGATTACTGGAGATGCTCGCCGCCGGTGAAGCCAAACCCGCACTGATTATTGGCATGCCCGTCGGCTTTGTTGGCGCCAGCGAATCCAAACAGGCGTTGTGGGAAGCGCAGCACTGGCTTGATATTGGCACCATCACATTATTGGGCCGCCGAGGCGGTAGCGCGCTGGCCGTATCGGCCCTCAACGCACTGGCCAGAATCCAGGTCGGAGAGCGTTACTGATGACTGTCAGCAGGACAATCGACTGGACCGGCCCACCACTAACGGTGATCGGTATTGGTGCCGAAGCCTCCACGCAGATGACACCCGAAGCCGAGCATGCTCTCCACAATGCAGAGCTGGTGATCGGCTCTCAGCGCCATCTGGATAGCGCTGGTCCATTAAGTCCAAACACCCAAACTCTTCACTACCCATCGCCGCTTAGTGAACTACACAATGTACTCGATCAACATAAGCAACAAAGCGTCGTATTGCTGGCCTCAGGAGACCCATTGCTGTTTGGCATCGGAGGTTTTCTTTCACGAATATTGAACAGCCGGCAGCTGCGCTTTATCCCCGCCTTATCAAGCATCCAGCTGGCCTTCGCACGTCTGGGTATTTCCTGGCAGACAGCATCGGTGGTCAGCCTGCATGGCCGGCCATTACAACGGCTGCGCAGCGCACTGGCTAACCGCCGTACACTGGCACTGTTAACCGACCATCAAAGTCAGCCACAAGATATTGCCCGGGAATTACATGCGGCGAACCTTCGACAATCTACCCTCTGGGTTTGTGAAGCACTGGGGAGCGAACAAGAGCGTGTGCGGCAGTTCAGTATTCCGGAGTTGTTGGATAAAAACCTCAACACCTCTTTCCACCCCTT
This genomic window from Aestuariirhabdus haliotis contains:
- a CDS encoding cobalt-precorrin-5B (C(1))-methyltransferase, whose translation is MREETPEAKRPLRSGYTTGACATVTALAAASAQLGVIVGHELEIRLPRGEQVRLPLTRQKILSDGRMEAATIKDAGDDPDVTHGATIYTRVRLTEQPDIKLLAGEGVGMVTRPGLPIAAGEPAINPVPRRMIHEHLRQLSEQQGYQGGFEVEINVENGAHLATKTMNPRLGIVGGLSILGTTGIVRPFSCSAYIASIHQGMDVAASNGYDHIAICTGSNSERGIQHQLDLDEIALVEIGDFVGAALKHLHRTPLKRLSIAGGFGKLSKLAEGHLDLHSRRSSIDLHRIAEHAGTIGGSKQLQNDICNANSSLHALQLCQQHNLPIAERICDVACQQALRISRSTVAIDVWAFDRNGELLGSATK
- a CDS encoding precorrin-6A/cobalt-precorrin-6A reductase; this translates as MKILLLGGINEAKKLAGQLHRLGHQVTYSVAGLVRQPFLECPVISGGFSQYCKNEQPSSDSSGIEGLISWLGQQAIELVIDATHPYAEQISKHAVIASDRLGLPCWRYQRPAWQSSYEMPFDEVANWHSLSFTLPHYRRPLFAVGQIPPKRLDIAEHQQWLVRSAVPISHRHPRLTTITAIGPFSIAHEEQMLRLHRADLLIAKNSGGSTMNNKLAAANRLNIPVTLLQRPRLKSADREFSDLESLISALPNRVC
- a CDS encoding sirohydrochlorin chelatase, producing the protein MTQSTKPALLVVGHGSRDVEAIEEFQQLTRHLQKSYPERLCATGFLEFARPLISDGIEQLRQQGAQKITAIPGMLMAAGHAKNDIPSELNTLQAEHDNLEITYGRDLGVHPKMIQAAQSRIEEVEHQFGDNYDRKDTLLVVIGRGASDADANSNISKITRVLEEGMGFGWAVTGYSGVTSPLIGDALARSHRLGFKQVIVFPYFLFTGRLVKMIYRVTDEYQQQHPDIKVVKAPYLNDHPLVLETFIERMQETEQGTGNMNCQMCQYRVQIIGSEHKVGQPQEGHHHHVRGAGTDHDHHHDHSHHHHSHDH
- a CDS encoding precorrin-8X methylmutase produces the protein MYDYLKDPIAIERESFRQIRELSDLSGFSEDESQVAMRLVHTCGDPAVLDSFRISSQATEKGLQALAGNAPILCDVEMVRHGLTRRYINNPTHCFLNLDGIGERAKALGETRTMAALEHWVRLMDGAIVVIGNAPTALFRLLEMLAAGEAKPALIIGMPVGFVGASESKQALWEAQHWLDIGTITLLGRRGGSALAVSALNALARIQVGERY